In Acidobacteriota bacterium, a genomic segment contains:
- a CDS encoding CBS domain-containing protein: MSILTLCDDVPAKVNPETTLADAINLMIASRVGAVAVVDKENRIAGIFTERDVLKKFALSGKDPAKTLVREMMNTPVMMATVHTTPGEALEVMVDKHIRHLPVADDQARLLGILSIRNLLQAQVDALRQELDSLETSLTNDAAGG; encoded by the coding sequence GACGATGTCCCCGCCAAGGTCAATCCTGAGACCACCCTCGCCGACGCCATCAACCTGATGATCGCCAGCCGCGTGGGCGCGGTCGCCGTAGTCGACAAAGAGAATCGTATCGCCGGTATCTTCACCGAGCGTGACGTGCTCAAGAAGTTCGCCCTCAGCGGCAAGGATCCCGCCAAGACGCTGGTGCGCGAGATGATGAACACGCCGGTGATGATGGCCACCGTCCACACCACGCCCGGCGAGGCGCTCGAGGTCATGGTCGACAAGCACATCCGCCACCTGCCCGTGGCTGACGACCAGGCGCGGCTGCTCGGCATCTTGTCCATCCGCAACCTGCTGCAGGCGCAGGTCGACGCGCTTCGCCAGGAACTCGACTCGCTCGAGACCTCACTCACCAACGACGCCGCCGGCGGCTAA